Proteins from a genomic interval of Zingiber officinale cultivar Zhangliang chromosome 2A, Zo_v1.1, whole genome shotgun sequence:
- the LOC122040388 gene encoding transcription termination factor MTERF2, chloroplastic-like, translating to MFRHLFAGVHRQLQVTATLGHRRTAAASCPHFLGFVKPYSVSSVGADDPSPLIASSLARSCGLSDHAAFSISKKVQLDALDKALSVLALLKDYGFDDAHLVRLVDRLPRVLSMDIEKTLKPKLEFYCGISLVGTPFPEILPANPWLLTCSVEKRLLPNVELLKSILKTNENLVDALKHTPWLMTSDIRTTVLPKLDALRAYGVPDDVILVLLIRYGYALLTDTARFNEAFDKIKKMGICPKKTTFARALGMVAILPEKKWEEKVENLRGLGWSQDHVLEAFAKQPHVAMVSTEKIRKIVKFLEEKLGWTPEHIVKYPTVLTLSLEKRMMPRYAVLSILRHKGLIKPGFTGDHFLMSSKKFQMEFVTEYQDKAPEIVEAYQRSEIG from the coding sequence ATGTTTCGGCATCTCTTCGCCGGCGTCCACCGTCAACTTCAGGTGACCGCCACTCTCGGCCATCGTCGGACTGCCGCCGCCTCTTGTCCACATTTTCTGGGATTCGTCAAACCCTATTCTGTCTCCTCCGTCGGCGCCGACGATCCCTCACCCCTAATCGCCTCCTCCCTGGCGAGATCGTGCGGGCTCTCCGACCATGCCGCCTTCTCCATCTCCAAGAAAGTCCAGCTCGACGCGCTCGACAAAGCGCTCTCGGTGCTCGCCCTCCTCAAGGACTACGGCTTCGACGACGCCCATCTCGTCCGCCTCGTCGACCGCCTTCCTCGTGTCCTCTCGATGGACATCGAGAAGACCTTGAAGCCCAAGCTTGAGTTCTATTGCGGGATCAGCCTCGTCGGAACCCCCTTCCCGGAGATCCTGCCAGCGAACCCCTGGCTGCTTACGTGCAGCGTGGAGAAGCGATTGCTCCCCAACGTTGAGCTCCTCAAATCGATCTTGAAAACGAATGAGAACCTTGTGGATGCCCTAAAGCATACGCCTTGGTTGATGACCTCAGACATCAGAACCACCGTGCTTCCCAAGCTCGATGCTCTGCGCGCATACGGCGTGCCCGATGATGTAATCTTAGTGCTTTTGATCCGTTACGGCTACGCTTTGCTGACAGATACAGCTCGATTCAATGAGGCCTTTGACAAGATCAAGAAGATGGGAATCTGTCCGAAGAAAACTACTTTCGCCCGTGCACTCGGGATGGTTGCTATATTGCCCGAGAAGAAGTGGGAGGAGAAAGTGGAGAACTTGAGGGGATTGGGATGGTCGCAGGATCATGTCTTGGAGGCATTCGCAAAGCAACCTCACGTTGCGATGGTATCGACGGAGAAGATAAGGAAGATTGTGAAGTTTCTGGAAGAGAAGCTGGGATGGACACCGGAGCACATTGTGAAGTATCCAACTGTTCTGACATTGAGCCTGGAGAAGAGGATGATGCCCAGGTATGCCGTCCTGAGCATTCTCAGGCACAAGGGATTAATCAAGCCTGGCTTCACAGGGGATCATTTTCTGATGTCGAGCAAGAAGTTCCAGATGGAATTTGTGACCGAGTATCAAGACAAAGCTCCAGAGATAGTTGAAGCTTATCAAAGAAGTGAAATCGGATAG